The Podarcis raffonei isolate rPodRaf1 chromosome 2, rPodRaf1.pri, whole genome shotgun sequence genome window below encodes:
- the LOC128409647 gene encoding exendin-3-like has protein sequence MKNTQRLYLCGLVVAAFLPVSWQMVLKDSTDESRWQSYETESAHSFTSNVKRHSEGTFTSDFTQYLDKMKAKDFVHWLINAKQYRYVVACKSVFQSD, from the exons ATGAAGAACACACAGCGGCTTTACCTTTGTGGGCTGGTTGTTGCAGCTTTTCTCCCCGTTAGCTGGCAAATGGTCCTGAAAGATTCGACCGATGAGTCCAG GTGGCAGTCTTATGAAACAGAAAGTGCCCACAGCTTTACATCTAATGTCAAAAGACATTCTGAAGGCACCTTTACCAGTGATTTTACTCAATATTTGGACAAAATGAAGGCCAAGGATTTTGTACACTGGCTCATCAATGCCAAACAGTACAGGTATGTGGTAGCCTGCAAATCAGTTTTCCAATCAGATTAA